From a region of the Flavobacterium sediminilitoris genome:
- the mtaB gene encoding tRNA (N(6)-L-threonylcarbamoyladenosine(37)-C(2))-methylthiotransferase MtaB, whose translation MENKKKVAFYTLGCKLNFSETSTIARSFQNEGFERVDFEEVADMYVINTCSVTENADKQFKQIVKKAMKLNDKAFVAAVGCYAQLKPEELAAVDGVDLVLGATEKFKITDYINDLVKNDMGEVHSCEIEDADFYVGSYSIGDRTRAFLKVQDGCDYKCTYCTIPLARGISRSDTMEGVLKNAKEISAKGIKEIVLTGVNIGDYGKGEFGNKKHEHTFLDLVTELDKVEGIERLRISSIEPNLLKNETIDLVSKSRAFVPHFHIPLQSGSNDILKKMKRRYMRELYIDRVAKIREVMPHACIGVDVIVGFPGETDEHFLETYNFLNELNISYLHVFTYSERDNTEAATMEGVVPMNVRSKRSKMLRGLSVKKRRAFYENQIGTNRTVLFESENKEGYIHGFTENYVKVKTPWNPELVNTLHDIYLTKIDEDGMVRFDFVNVEV comes from the coding sequence ATGGAAAACAAAAAGAAAGTAGCCTTTTATACCTTAGGCTGTAAATTAAACTTCTCAGAAACTTCAACCATTGCAAGGAGTTTTCAAAATGAAGGTTTTGAACGTGTAGACTTTGAAGAAGTAGCCGATATGTATGTTATTAATACATGCTCAGTTACAGAAAATGCAGACAAACAATTCAAACAAATTGTAAAAAAAGCGATGAAGCTAAATGACAAAGCTTTCGTTGCAGCAGTAGGATGCTACGCACAATTAAAGCCAGAAGAATTAGCTGCGGTTGATGGAGTAGATTTAGTTTTAGGAGCAACTGAAAAATTTAAAATTACCGATTACATAAATGATTTGGTAAAAAATGACATGGGAGAAGTGCACTCTTGTGAGATTGAAGATGCCGATTTCTACGTAGGAAGTTATTCTATAGGAGATAGAACACGTGCTTTCTTAAAAGTACAAGATGGTTGCGATTATAAATGTACATATTGTACAATTCCTTTAGCTCGTGGAATTTCGAGAAGTGATACTATGGAAGGCGTTTTAAAAAATGCAAAAGAAATTTCAGCCAAAGGAATTAAAGAAATAGTGCTTACAGGTGTAAATATAGGAGATTATGGAAAAGGAGAATTTGGTAATAAAAAACACGAACATACATTCTTAGATTTAGTTACCGAATTGGATAAAGTAGAAGGAATTGAACGTTTGCGAATTTCATCAATTGAGCCAAATTTATTAAAAAATGAAACCATAGATTTAGTTTCAAAATCAAGAGCATTTGTGCCTCATTTTCATATTCCATTGCAAAGTGGAAGCAATGATATTCTTAAAAAAATGAAACGTCGCTATATGCGCGAATTATATATAGATAGAGTAGCAAAAATAAGAGAAGTAATGCCACATGCATGTATAGGAGTAGATGTAATTGTTGGTTTTCCTGGCGAAACAGACGAGCACTTCTTAGAAACCTATAATTTTTTAAACGAACTTAATATTTCTTATCTACACGTTTTTACTTATTCAGAAAGAGATAATACAGAAGCAGCTACAATGGAAGGAGTTGTACCAATGAATGTACGTTCAAAAAGAAGCAAAATGCTACGCGGATTATCTGTTAAAAAACGAAGAGCCTTTTATGAGAATCAAATAGGAACAAACAGAACCGTTTTATTTGAAAGTGAAAACAAAGAAGGATATATTCACGGATTTACTGAAAATTATGTAAAAGTAAAAACACCTTGGAATCCAGAATTAGTGAATACATTACATGATATTTATTTAACAAAAATAGATGAAGATGGGATGGTTCGTTTTGACTTTGTAAACGTAGAAGTATAA
- a CDS encoding winged helix-turn-helix transcriptional regulator, whose product MEIYRKKIEENYLVAKECPITIFMEQIGGKWKPVIIWLLLINDVMRFNELDKGIKGISQKMLSQQLKDLEQLGVIIRKSYPVIPPKVEYSLTEKGKSLEPILTSMKSWTNENILENNH is encoded by the coding sequence ATGGAAATTTATAGAAAAAAAATTGAAGAAAATTATTTAGTTGCTAAAGAATGTCCTATAACTATTTTTATGGAGCAAATAGGTGGAAAATGGAAACCTGTTATTATTTGGTTACTACTTATTAATGATGTGATGCGCTTTAATGAATTAGATAAAGGAATAAAAGGAATTAGTCAGAAAATGTTATCACAGCAATTGAAGGATTTAGAACAACTTGGTGTTATTATTAGAAAATCATATCCTGTAATTCCTCCAAAAGTAGAATATAGTTTGACAGAAAAAGGGAAATCGCTTGAGCCAATTTTAACTTCTATGAAATCTTGGACAAACGAAAACATCCTTGAAAACAATCATTAA
- a CDS encoding SDR family oxidoreductase has product MSKIIVITGGTSGIGLACAKYLVNNNYQVIITGRNEMNLKLAIEELGVNAFGYKSDASSLKEIDHLVNQIKENHGIIDGLFVNAGIFKSFSFEDTNEALFDETMNINFKGAFFTVQKFIPILRNPSSVVLNTSIAVFKTFVNTSVYTASKAALESVSKVLNIELAPKGIRVNVISPGVTETPIQKKSGMTDEAIDGLLQHFSKTSPIGRIVQPTDIAPILEFLVSDRSLVLRNEKIVIDGGSTLF; this is encoded by the coding sequence ATGAGTAAAATAATTGTTATTACAGGAGGAACAAGTGGAATAGGGCTAGCTTGTGCAAAATATTTAGTAAACAATAATTATCAAGTAATTATTACAGGTAGAAACGAGATGAATTTGAAATTAGCCATAGAAGAGCTGGGAGTAAATGCCTTCGGTTATAAATCAGATGCAAGTTCATTAAAAGAAATAGATCATTTAGTAAATCAAATTAAAGAGAACCATGGTATAATTGATGGATTGTTTGTAAATGCAGGAATTTTTAAATCATTTAGTTTTGAAGATACAAACGAAGCACTATTTGATGAAACAATGAATATTAATTTTAAAGGTGCTTTTTTTACAGTACAGAAGTTTATTCCCATTTTAAGAAATCCATCAAGTGTTGTTCTTAACACTTCAATAGCTGTTTTTAAAACATTTGTAAATACAAGTGTGTATACAGCAAGTAAAGCGGCTTTAGAATCAGTCTCTAAAGTATTAAATATAGAACTTGCGCCAAAAGGAATAAGAGTTAACGTAATTAGTCCAGGTGTAACAGAAACTCCTATTCAGAAAAAATCAGGAATGACAGATGAAGCGATTGATGGTTTATTACAACATTTTTCTAAAACATCTCCAATAGGTAGAATTGTGCAACCTACAGATATTGCTCCCATATTAGAATTTTTAGTTTCAGATCGTTCTTTAGTTTTAAGAAATGAAAAAATTGTTATTGATGGAGGTTCAACACTTTTTTAA
- a CDS encoding AraC family transcriptional regulator: MNNLKQQNAEYISRVNKIFDYIELNLEKTITLDELASIANFSKFHFNRIFHSVVGETPFQFILRLRLEKSASLILANPKESITEIALKCGFSDISIFSRNFKAYFNTSASQYKNEKLQNSNINQIESNIEQPKDKFKIYFCPDSKTIKWRTNMEINKSVEIKELPKMTVAYIRNLGPYNGDQELYQNHRNKLFSWAGARGLLGGKDFKYLVLYHDNPNVALSDNLRMSLCITVSPDTKVDGEIGKMEIETAKYVICRFKITEHEFQKAWDWIYGQWFPNSGYLPDDKPYFETYPEEPKYGKFIVDFCIPVKPI; the protein is encoded by the coding sequence ATGAATAATCTAAAGCAACAAAATGCTGAATACATTTCAAGAGTCAATAAGATATTTGACTATATTGAATTGAATCTTGAAAAGACAATTACTTTAGACGAACTTGCTTCTATTGCAAATTTCTCTAAATTTCATTTTAATAGAATTTTTCACTCTGTAGTAGGAGAAACTCCTTTTCAATTTATTTTGCGTCTTCGACTCGAAAAATCTGCATCCTTAATTTTAGCAAATCCAAAGGAGAGTATCACAGAAATTGCGTTAAAATGTGGATTTTCTGATATTTCAATTTTTTCAAGAAACTTTAAAGCTTATTTTAATACTTCAGCATCTCAATACAAAAATGAAAAACTTCAAAATAGCAATATAAATCAAATAGAAAGCAATATAGAACAACCTAAAGACAAGTTCAAGATATACTTTTGTCCTGATTCAAAAACAATTAAATGGAGGACAAATATGGAAATAAACAAAAGCGTAGAAATAAAAGAACTTCCTAAAATGACCGTTGCTTATATTAGAAATTTGGGTCCGTATAACGGAGATCAAGAACTGTATCAAAACCATAGAAACAAATTATTTTCATGGGCTGGAGCAAGAGGATTATTAGGTGGAAAAGATTTTAAATATCTAGTATTGTATCATGATAATCCGAATGTTGCACTTAGTGATAATCTTAGAATGAGCTTGTGCATTACGGTTTCTCCTGACACAAAAGTAGATGGAGAAATAGGTAAAATGGAAATTGAAACTGCAAAATATGTAATTTGTCGTTTTAAAATTACCGAACATGAATTTCAAAAAGCATGGGATTGGATTTATGGACAATGGTTCCCAAATAGTGGTTATTTACCTGATGACAAACCTTATTTTGAAACATATCCGGAAGAACCAAAATATGGAAAATTTATTGTCGATTTTTGTATTCCTGTGAAACCTATTTAA
- a CDS encoding Crp/Fnr family transcriptional regulator, with amino-acid sequence MNELIEFCNKISTLDEISSADLNSILKTKSVKKNEYLADSNSHSKELFFIKKGIVKLCFNGNGKEFIMRFFEENILFADIESYVHKKHSKYEIVAIEDTEYYSFSFLEFEQLCLKHHRLETFFRKFMTIANLNMMKRISEILEEDATKRYSNFRAQNPKLLERISLGDLANYLGITQVSLSRIRAIK; translated from the coding sequence ATGAATGAACTTATTGAATTTTGTAATAAAATATCTACACTAGATGAGATTTCATCAGCCGACTTAAATTCAATATTAAAAACAAAAAGTGTAAAAAAAAACGAATATTTAGCCGATAGTAATTCCCACTCGAAAGAACTTTTTTTTATAAAGAAGGGAATTGTTAAACTTTGCTTTAATGGAAATGGCAAAGAATTTATAATGCGTTTTTTTGAAGAAAATATCTTATTCGCAGATATTGAAAGCTACGTCCATAAAAAACATTCCAAATATGAAATAGTTGCTATTGAAGATACGGAGTACTACTCTTTTTCTTTTCTTGAATTTGAACAACTCTGTCTTAAACATCATAGATTAGAAACATTTTTTCGAAAATTTATGACAATAGCAAACCTAAACATGATGAAGCGGATTAGTGAGATTTTAGAAGAGGATGCAACAAAAAGATATTCTAATTTTAGAGCTCAAAATCCAAAATTATTAGAAAGAATCAGTTTAGGAGATTTAGCTAATTATTTAGGCATTACTCAGGTTTCCTTAAGCAGAATAAGAGCTATTAAATAA
- a CDS encoding carboxymuconolactone decarboxylase family protein yields the protein MTVSYEDNSPYCMAVHSWKMKMTKVPKDVIESLRNGKPIADSRLETLHES from the coding sequence ATGACAGTAAGTTATGAAGATAATAGCCCTTATTGTATGGCTGTTCATAGTTGGAAAATGAAAATGACAAAAGTACCAAAAGATGTTATAGAATCTTTACGAAACGGAAAGCCTATTGCTGATTCTAGATTGGAGACTTTACATGAAAGTTGA
- a CDS encoding helix-turn-helix domain-containing protein has product MKNSKRTKVEMAISILAIAIQKQNEEFLKLEIQKLREELIKELNLKKEYLTKNEVCQIYKISPTTLERYIRDGLKVYSTGKYTSRKFLKAELDDYLEYRAKLNRRNYGRLR; this is encoded by the coding sequence ATGAAAAATTCAAAGAGAACCAAAGTGGAAATGGCAATATCTATTCTTGCCATAGCAATTCAAAAACAAAATGAAGAGTTTCTAAAATTAGAAATTCAAAAATTAAGAGAAGAGTTAATTAAAGAACTTAATCTTAAAAAAGAGTATTTAACTAAAAACGAAGTTTGCCAAATCTACAAAATTAGCCCAACTACATTAGAACGCTATATAAGAGATGGTCTAAAAGTTTATTCTACAGGAAAATATACAAGTAGAAAGTTTTTAAAGGCAGAATTAGACGATTATCTAGAATACAGAGCTAAATTAAATAGAAGAAATTATGGTAGGCTTAGATAA
- a CDS encoding helix-turn-helix domain-containing protein, whose translation MKQEENKYLPQIEKVAKRFKQLRKEAGYESQETFAFDKELNRVQYWRIEKGSNITLTTFFKLLDVHNITPEEFFKDF comes from the coding sequence ATGAAACAAGAAGAAAACAAATATTTACCGCAAATAGAAAAGGTTGCAAAAAGATTTAAGCAGTTAAGAAAAGAAGCTGGTTATGAGAGTCAAGAAACCTTTGCTTTCGATAAAGAATTAAATAGAGTACAATATTGGAGAATAGAAAAAGGTAGCAACATTACATTAACTACCTTTTTTAAATTACTTGATGTTCATAACATTACACCAGAAGAATTCTTTAAAGACTTTTAA
- a CDS encoding site-specific integrase: MNQSFSVKAILRTDKKRKDGLCPIHYRVIIDKKTIKLTSGEYELESNWNKKDGLVKGSKTSQINCLLDSQVAMLKDFLRQQKSISTTLSTDLVKAFYSKDDKDDFFVAYDTFCKRKFKEVSLGTQKHYLLLKKRIEQYRPNLKVQDIDVRFIENFDAFLRNKSVISDAGLFNRHKNLKAFIRFAIKQNLLKSNPYEDFKMPKCKQKFEHITQQELKKIKELDLTGYKNNTGLSITLDMFLFSCYTGMRCSDVQNLKWSSIINMQYIKMDTQKTGAQLVMPLSRLAKLILMRYKKYKSEYVFPKRTNECLNRNLKLIAEYCEIDKKITFHMARHTFATILADENVNPFHIAKLMTHSNMKQTMTYVNSSAISLEASVNKINIFN; this comes from the coding sequence ATGAATCAAAGTTTTTCTGTAAAAGCAATCCTAAGAACCGACAAAAAAAGAAAAGACGGTTTGTGTCCAATTCATTATCGAGTAATTATAGATAAGAAAACAATTAAACTAACTTCTGGAGAGTACGAATTAGAATCTAATTGGAACAAAAAAGATGGTCTTGTAAAAGGCTCTAAAACAAGTCAAATTAATTGTCTTTTAGATAGTCAAGTTGCAATGCTAAAAGACTTTCTAAGACAACAAAAATCTATTAGTACTACTCTATCTACAGATTTAGTAAAAGCATTTTATTCTAAAGACGATAAAGATGACTTCTTTGTAGCATATGATACATTTTGCAAAAGAAAATTTAAAGAGGTTTCATTAGGAACTCAAAAACATTATTTACTATTAAAAAAGCGTATCGAACAATATCGACCAAATTTAAAAGTCCAAGATATAGACGTAAGATTTATAGAAAATTTCGACGCTTTTCTTAGGAATAAGAGCGTAATATCTGATGCTGGACTATTCAACCGACACAAGAACTTAAAAGCGTTTATTCGCTTTGCAATTAAGCAAAATCTTTTAAAGAGTAATCCTTATGAAGATTTCAAAATGCCAAAATGCAAACAAAAGTTCGAGCATATAACACAACAAGAATTAAAAAAAATTAAAGAACTAGATCTAACAGGATATAAAAATAATACTGGACTAAGTATAACTTTAGATATGTTTTTGTTTTCTTGTTATACAGGTATGCGTTGTTCCGATGTACAAAATCTTAAATGGTCAAGCATAATTAATATGCAGTATATTAAAATGGATACCCAAAAAACAGGTGCACAATTGGTTATGCCTTTAAGTCGTTTAGCGAAACTTATTTTGATGCGTTACAAAAAATATAAATCTGAATATGTTTTTCCAAAGAGAACAAACGAATGTCTTAATCGTAATCTAAAATTAATTGCGGAGTATTGCGAAATAGATAAAAAGATTACTTTTCACATGGCTAGACATACTTTTGCTACAATATTAGCAGACGAAAATGTAAATCCATTCCATATTGCCAAACTAATGACACATAGTAACATGAAACAAACAATGACCTACGTCAATTCTTCTGCAATTTCTTTAGAGGCTTCTGTAAATAAGATTAATATTTTTAATTAA
- a CDS encoding Hachiman antiphage defense system protein HamA: MKIDWEKTIKIDSSWVDRQLMSHFKNKDFKITVRGYTPKVTGITFKPDDLIDELSYFLKDYVHSESSKKTELKSLKAKFGEESGSKRLDESLKDKALVFFGDKNPQTDGKYGELLLFALVESILKCKMVAHKIKSLSNSVDQVKGGDGIFLGYYETEDENFTNALLIGESKIEQGFSSAVDNAFESLSRFYNSEVQSEVNTMEFIVANENLFIDEDSTDIDFEEVFNRLTPGTDEFRDQVYVHPILIMYNTDRINTFEERATSKDKLEELIKDFMVNEEKKFIEKIKAKVDESDAMKKCFLDFFIFPFNNIDSFRDGMYYKIHKAPYRKKSE; the protein is encoded by the coding sequence ATGAAAATTGATTGGGAAAAAACAATAAAAATTGATTCTAGTTGGGTAGATAGACAATTAATGAGTCATTTTAAAAACAAAGATTTTAAAATAACTGTTAGAGGTTATACACCAAAAGTAACTGGTATAACATTTAAACCTGATGATTTAATTGATGAATTAAGCTATTTTCTGAAAGATTATGTGCATAGTGAATCTTCTAAAAAAACAGAATTAAAGTCTTTAAAAGCAAAGTTTGGAGAAGAAAGTGGAAGTAAAAGACTCGATGAATCTTTAAAAGATAAAGCTCTAGTTTTTTTTGGAGATAAAAACCCACAAACTGATGGCAAATATGGAGAATTATTACTGTTTGCATTAGTTGAAAGTATTTTAAAATGTAAAATGGTTGCCCATAAGATAAAATCTTTATCTAATAGTGTAGACCAAGTTAAAGGCGGAGATGGAATCTTTTTAGGATATTACGAAACAGAGGATGAAAATTTTACTAATGCTCTATTGATTGGTGAATCTAAAATAGAGCAAGGTTTTAGTAGTGCTGTAGATAATGCATTTGAATCGTTGTCTAGATTTTACAATTCTGAAGTGCAATCTGAAGTTAATACAATGGAGTTTATAGTTGCTAATGAAAATTTATTTATTGATGAAGATTCAACTGATATTGATTTTGAAGAAGTGTTTAATAGACTAACACCAGGAACAGATGAATTTAGGGATCAAGTATATGTACACCCTATTTTAATTATGTATAATACAGATAGGATTAATACTTTTGAAGAAAGAGCAACTTCTAAAGATAAATTAGAGGAGTTAATAAAAGATTTTATGGTTAATGAGGAAAAGAAATTTATAGAAAAAATTAAAGCTAAAGTTGATGAAAGTGATGCGATGAAAAAATGCTTTTTAGATTTCTTTATTTTTCCTTTTAACAATATAGATTCGTTTAGAGACGGAATGTATTATAAGATTCATAAAGCACCTTACAGAAAAAAAAGTGAATAA
- a CDS encoding DEAD/DEAH box helicase: MNKNLEKVYNNTFLNESIEKLVVNVFYSKIGKKPIYNFEKVELRKLIWLSSIIALSYDFKHQKKAQEIAILLFLNFENDVEILKSCYVLFSRVGNLTATKFLKPIFSNDSDNPLEQIANFNEDVYLEKELLNKRVENLIKINENYYLVTDFQSNLFKNLLSSNYVSISAPTSSGKSFIIKKYIEEQFYENEEYIVFYIVPSRALINQVTEELRLDLNNVEIKTAYIEEETEISKKVIYVITPERAIKIINSEEALLLPNLIFIDEIQGVEDEYGRGNLFEYVFEEFSKTLPKTKIITAGPNILNPNKLYSDLFNKESEVVSSELSPVFQLKTIISLDENSLGFTIYTSEKRTFKVENAIEISSIKKIFNSNIGNAISLILSNLIKDPNSSNLIYAYRGDYAEIWALKFANEQVEQNEIEPEIRDLINYLKEDIHPKYNLILCLQKGIGFHHGTLPEFVRKEIETLFEKGLIKTLFCTSTLLEGVNLPADNLFILKPNKDKIPLSNFEFGNLIGRAGRLKNSLYGSIFCITSETNSWAENYYEADYHKEVVTSITRNLKNINLEDLGSSTLNIDDGKIKNLVNTLRHKYLHNEDNLVNFLTKKGFSESQINKAVEIMKNSFEDFKLPLRVIKKNPSIDPILQNELYKKIQNDGIKKWVINAKNNSNLFEKYTRVRAVEINYENNSFYWQLDSIITRLNDIFGITEEIFRKDSISIYPSGICINSINWIQGKSIKELIMSRIDYISSERVHENFRIDRNDVREINKVIKDVIKINSKIITFVMLKYIKLLSDILEEILNEEEKELYKLTLALPIHLELGTQDKVTIRLITSGVPRTIALKINKIFSKTEDAKNDIDVLVWMKNKDFIIGIEPIYNKYLSRNNFLNQNINLQ, from the coding sequence GTGAATAAAAATTTAGAAAAAGTATATAATAATACATTTCTTAATGAGTCTATTGAAAAACTTGTTGTTAATGTATTTTATTCTAAAATAGGTAAAAAACCTATTTATAATTTTGAGAAAGTAGAATTAAGGAAATTAATTTGGCTCTCGTCTATTATTGCATTAAGTTATGATTTTAAACATCAAAAAAAAGCACAAGAAATTGCCATTTTACTTTTTTTAAATTTTGAAAATGATGTTGAAATTTTAAAAAGCTGTTATGTTTTATTTTCTAGAGTAGGGAATCTTACAGCTACAAAATTTTTAAAACCAATTTTTTCTAATGATAGCGATAATCCTTTAGAACAAATAGCAAATTTTAATGAAGACGTTTATTTAGAAAAAGAACTATTAAACAAGAGGGTTGAAAATTTAATTAAGATAAATGAAAATTATTACTTAGTTACAGATTTTCAGAGTAATCTTTTTAAAAATTTACTATCCTCTAATTATGTTTCTATATCTGCTCCAACATCATCTGGTAAGTCATTTATTATTAAAAAGTATATTGAAGAGCAATTCTATGAAAATGAAGAATATATTGTTTTCTATATAGTACCTTCTAGAGCATTAATTAACCAAGTTACAGAGGAGTTAAGATTAGATTTAAATAATGTAGAAATAAAAACAGCATACATAGAAGAAGAAACTGAAATTTCTAAAAAAGTAATTTATGTTATTACTCCTGAAAGGGCTATAAAAATAATTAATTCAGAGGAGGCTTTATTATTGCCTAATTTAATTTTTATAGATGAAATTCAAGGTGTTGAAGATGAATATGGTAGAGGAAATTTGTTTGAATATGTTTTTGAAGAATTTTCCAAAACTCTTCCGAAGACTAAAATTATTACTGCGGGACCAAACATTCTTAATCCTAACAAATTATATTCCGATTTATTTAACAAGGAAAGTGAAGTTGTATCTTCTGAATTATCTCCCGTTTTCCAATTAAAAACAATAATCAGTTTAGATGAAAATAGTTTAGGGTTTACTATTTATACATCAGAAAAAAGAACTTTTAAAGTTGAAAATGCTATTGAGATTAGTAGTATAAAAAAAATATTTAATTCTAATATCGGAAATGCTATCTCTTTAATATTATCTAATTTAATAAAAGACCCCAATTCAAGTAATTTAATTTATGCATATCGAGGTGATTATGCAGAAATATGGGCACTTAAATTTGCTAATGAACAAGTTGAACAAAATGAAATTGAACCTGAAATTAGAGATTTAATAAATTATTTAAAAGAAGATATACATCCAAAATATAATCTAATTTTATGTTTACAAAAAGGTATTGGTTTCCATCATGGGACATTACCAGAATTTGTTAGAAAGGAAATCGAAACATTATTTGAAAAAGGTCTAATAAAAACTTTATTTTGTACTTCTACTTTATTAGAAGGTGTTAATCTTCCTGCGGATAATTTATTTATTTTAAAACCTAATAAAGATAAAATACCGTTAAGTAATTTTGAATTTGGAAACCTAATTGGGAGGGCAGGTAGATTAAAAAATTCTCTTTATGGAAGTATTTTTTGTATAACTAGTGAAACTAATAGTTGGGCTGAGAATTATTATGAAGCAGATTATCACAAAGAAGTAGTAACTTCAATAACTAGAAATCTAAAAAACATTAATCTTGAAGATTTAGGTAGTTCGACCCTAAATATTGACGATGGGAAAATTAAAAATTTAGTAAATACATTAAGACATAAATATTTACATAATGAAGATAATTTAGTTAACTTTTTAACTAAAAAAGGTTTTTCTGAATCACAGATTAATAAAGCTGTTGAAATAATGAAAAACTCTTTTGAAGATTTTAAATTGCCACTAAGAGTTATAAAAAAGAATCCTTCTATTGACCCAATTTTACAAAATGAATTGTATAAAAAAATACAAAATGACGGAATAAAAAAATGGGTTATAAATGCAAAAAACAATTCTAATTTATTTGAAAAATATACAAGAGTTCGAGCAGTAGAAATTAATTATGAGAATAATAGTTTTTATTGGCAATTAGATTCTATTATTACTAGATTGAATGATATTTTTGGAATTACAGAGGAAATTTTTAGAAAGGATAGTATCTCTATATATCCATCTGGAATTTGTATAAATTCTATTAACTGGATACAAGGAAAGAGCATAAAAGAATTGATTATGTCTAGGATTGATTATATTTCTAGTGAAAGAGTACATGAAAATTTTAGAATTGATAGAAATGATGTTAGGGAAATTAATAAAGTTATAAAAGATGTTATAAAAATTAACTCTAAGATAATAACTTTTGTAATGTTAAAATATATAAAGTTACTTTCTGATATTTTAGAGGAGATTTTAAATGAAGAAGAAAAAGAATTATACAAACTTACTTTAGCATTGCCAATACATCTTGAACTTGGGACACAAGACAAGGTGACAATCAGATTAATTACAAGTGGAGTGCCTAGAACGATAGCTTTAAAAATTAATAAAATTTTTAGTAAAACAGAAGATGCTAAAAATGATATAGATGTTTTAGTTTGGATGAAAAATAAAGATTTTATAATTGGAATTGAGCCAATTTATAATAAGTATCTTTCTAGAAATAATTTTTTAAATCAAAACATTAATTTACAATAA